A stretch of DNA from Rothia mucilaginosa:
CCCTGCGCCTGGGCGTTCTGACCCTGCCTTATGAGGCGCAACGCATCGGTTGGCTGCTCACGCACCTGAACAGCCTGCCCGGTTCGGGCATTATCTACACGTTGACTGTCTCTGCGGCAGAAGATACCGCAAATGCTCTGCGTGCCAGCGGCTACGAGGTGCTCGCCTACACCGGTAAAACTGACCCGGATGAGCGGCTGGTTGCAGAGCAGGCACTCAAGGAAAACAGGGTGAAGGCCCTTGTTGCGACAAGTGCCCTCGGTATGGGTTTTGATAAGCCTGATTTGGGTTTTGTTGTGCACCTGGGCGCGCCGTCGTCTGCGGTGAGCTACTACCAGCAGATTGGCCGCGCCGGACGAGGTGCCGTCAACGCTGATGTTCTGCTCCTGCCCGGTCGTGAAGACCGCGCCATTTGGGAGTATTTTGCGACCGCCTCCATGCCTAACGAGGAACAGGCGCTGGCGGTGCTGGATGCCCTCGCCCAGTCCCCGGAGGGGTTGAGTATTACCGCGTTGGAGGCGCGCGTTCAGCTGCGCCGCTCCACCCTGGAGCTTCTGCTGAAGGTCCTGGACGTTGAGGGTGCCGCCGTGAAGGAAGGCAACTATTGGCGTCGAACCTCTTCGCCGTGGCAGTACGATAGTGCCCGTTACGCGGCGGTGGCGCAGGCGCGTGTGCTGGAGCAGAACGCTATGCTCGAGTATGAACGCACTAGTCAGTGTCGTATGCTTTTCCTGGCTCAGCAGCTTGATGATGCTTCCGCGACTGCTTGTGGTCGTTGCGATGTGTGTGCGGGTCCCTGGTACCCGGTTGAAGTTCCTGCTGAGGCGCAGCAGGCGGCGCAGAGTAGCTTCAATACGGTGGGTGTGCCCCTGCAACCGCGCCGTATGTGGCCGAGCGGGCTGGATCAGCTGATGGGTGCGGATGCGCCGCGCGGTCGTATCCGCCCGGATGAGCAGGCTGAGCCCGGTTATGCGTTGGCACGTTTGAGCGACATGGGGTACGGCACTCGCCTGCGTGAGCTTCTGGCGACGAATGAGCTGGGTGAGCCGGTTGATTCTGAGGTTCCTGCCGAGCTGGGTCGTGCCTGCGTGAAGGTGCTTGCCGCTTGGGAGTGGGCTGAGGCGGGTCGTCCGGTGGCGGTGCTGACTCTGCCTTCGCCGGTGCGCCCGCGCTTGGC
This window harbors:
- a CDS encoding RecQ family ATP-dependent DNA helicase, with the protein product MNPQQSASSPADSLRTDSLQADPLHAEAREVLRRLTGVADAEFHDGQYEAIRALVADRARTVVVQRTGWGKSAVYFISSLLLRARGMGPALIVSPLLSLMRDQVEAASRAGVRAAMVNSANVTEWDEIRTRLETDELDVLLVGPERLNNPAFREQWLPYLLPRLGLLVIDEAHCISDWGHDFRPDYRRIGSLIKSLPVGVPVLATTATANDRVSRDIAEQLSTDTTAPVHVLRGPLSRESLRLGVLTLPYEAQRIGWLLTHLNSLPGSGIIYTLTVSAAEDTANALRASGYEVLAYTGKTDPDERLVAEQALKENRVKALVATSALGMGFDKPDLGFVVHLGAPSSAVSYYQQIGRAGRGAVNADVLLLPGREDRAIWEYFATASMPNEEQALAVLDALAQSPEGLSITALEARVQLRRSTLELLLKVLDVEGAAVKEGNYWRRTSSPWQYDSARYAAVAQARVLEQNAMLEYERTSQCRMLFLAQQLDDASATACGRCDVCAGPWYPVEVPAEAQQAAQSSFNTVGVPLQPRRMWPSGLDQLMGADAPRGRIRPDEQAEPGYALARLSDMGYGTRLRELLATNELGEPVDSEVPAELGRACVKVLAAWEWAEAGRPVAVLTLPSPVRPRLAQSLGRGLASVGRLVDLGQVSLVDEPRFFGGNSAFRCADVLRLYRVPAGVLDYVREHQCPVLLVSDVVDSRWAFTAVARELRLAGASAVYPFSLAATH